atggatgttcagatataaaactcctacgtcaccccttcttctcaaacaacgagaaggatattcactaaggaatactcacacacaatacacgatcgagtcttatttactgctcgataatcactcttacaactCTCATAGAAATTGCAATACACTTcacaaatgcacacttaagctttgaatcttttagagagataaaggcTTTTGATCACTTTTTAACTTCATAACTTGTTCGCTCACAACTCTTGCCacttcagcttctccttttataggtgaaatgtgccaacggtcacatttcttcaacgaaTACCTTCAGGGAaatccttgaatttgattggttgaacaGATGATCATcatagcattaaatgcggttttgGTTTCCAAGACATGAATCAGACCGGCTTCATTTGTCTTTGGTTGATTATAGCAATTGTTGGTTGGACAGTTACTTGCACCTGGGAAgttgctcctttgacttataccaaaatggtaacttttcttcagccaatcttctgcagcctgcagcgtatcatcagacttgtatgaatatggcaatgtcatAGTCTGATCCTTTCATGTAATCTTCTGCATAtactcaaaatatttgtttgcaccaatttataaattgttctcaatttgatatccatgacttctttctctaaatagtcttctcgttggatttggATTGTATGCTTCAATTCAACTGATTATGTTTAacggttgttcagttcaactgGATAGCTTCAGATTTTAGATATGTCATTTGCTTATTCTAACCGGCTtgatttcttgaccggttggagttcttaaccgttcctgcacaatgagtttgttttgttaagttcttattgaccggtcaaatttatctaacaataaggaaataattttatttcattatcttttattaaaaaaaaattctgtaaaatgatttttttttgggaaataatattatttcaattcctattttaaataaggaaataattttatttcattatcttttattaaaagaaaatttgataaaatattttaattttgggaaaataatattattattgagtatcattagtaaataatattatataattattttattggaaaatattttttttatttaaggattttttaagaaataatattcggataaaataatattagaaatgATTTGGAGAGGGAAGTTGAaagagggaatgatgtggcgcaatttgcaatttgattagccaaaaaaataacaaaatttatgtttcttctctctctcatcacattttatatttttttcaaccaGTGAttgatgtagtgacacatcattccctccctcaaattcccttcCCTATCactcaaataatattattcaatttaggattttttaagaaataatattatttaattattttataagaaaataaaattttgattttattttaacacaATTAAGTttctaaacaatattattatttatttacttaaattaatataagaaagagtcgaactcttttaattttatttaggttttaatcttattaaataattcagcagattgttctttatttaaattaaataagttaagttaTGACGTCACCAAATTGACCTCCCtaatttagtttgtttaaatcgaattttaaatgtttgtaATGGTGAATTTTAATGTGACTAaataatcggcccaaaggaagttTACTAGTTGACCGAAGTTCACAATTACTTATGATAATAAGCAAGTAACAattataaagatatttttttacataagaATGTCAAATCATTCCAAAGAAAGGTTTGTTATTTGTCATGCATTATTGTTAGTGTTTGAATATTGTAACAAAATATCACTAGCAGTTAAATTTcattgtccaaagacttgaaTTTAATGGTGCACTAGATATTTTGGATGGGATTTgctgattattttaaatttgattgaaaattaaagaattgaGCATGTTAGTTAcagtttaaattatgttttcagcTAATGTTGTAAATATTAATGCCAATTTAAGTTTAGTCTCAGTCCTTAATGGCTCTAACTTTAAGGATTGGAAGGAGAACATTCAGATAGTTCTCGGTTGCTTGGACATGGACCTTGCGATACAGACAGAGCAACCCACTACTCCTACGGTTATTAGCTCTCCTGAAGAGAAGGCTAAATTTGAGAAATGAGAACGCTCTAACCGCATGAGTCTTATGATTATAAAGCGTGCAATTCCGGAGGTGTTCAGGGGTGCTGTGTCTGAAGACACCACAAATGCTAAAGATTACCTTGCAGAAATTGAAAAGCGCTTTGTTAAAAGTGATAAGGCTGAAACAAGCACTATTCTTAAGAGCTTGATTTCAATGAAGTATAAGGGCAATGGTAATATAAGGGAGTATATCATAGAGATGTCTAATCTTGTATCAAAATTTAAGGCACTAAAGCTTGATTTGCATGAGGATTTACTTGTGCATCTCATTATGATTTCTCTTCCGGTTCAATTCAACCACTTTAAGATCAGTTTCAACTGTCAGAAAGAAACGTGGAACTTGAATGAACTAATTTCTCATTGTGTTCAAGAGGAAGAGAGATTAAAGCAAGAAAGGACAGAATGTGCTcattgttaggatttgtatttCCCAAATctgacctgcttgaaaacaatctataaaaacacaagaaagaaaacacacagatttatagtggttcactcaaattgagctacatccacttcagccaccaccagatttactatgaagaagaagaagaaggaatacagagtttttgcctcacactttatgtctctagaattctctcttcacaatgtaaacccttaataatcacatatttatagggtaaacattcaggtaacaaacctaaataactttggtcaggcccaagcccaaaaccaaaaagaaaatccaataaactctaattaacaatgtagaatttattataagtgtaggctccataacacaacaatctcccacttggagactaacttcatcatctctcgatcggtggCGGCTTTTCATCCaatgtcttaacgaagaagaccaactgaagttgcacacaacttcagtttctcatttgtcatagatttcgtcaacatatcagctggattctcactcccgagaATCTTCTCAAAAGATAATACTCTATCTTCTAAAGCtaaccggatgaaatgataacggcactctaactgtcgcatcacaacacacttccctcgtagtcttgacccaattctcgcaaaaagggttgtaaccacatcatttccttagcagcttctgtcacagcaacatactctgcctcacaactaaaaagagaaacaatcttctgtaattttgaaacccaactgattgtagtacctcccagagtataaatgtaccttattgtgctcttcctactatcaacatcaacACCATTGTCatcatcaacatatccttccaaacccatattcgactttcgaaaacacaaagcgagacccgtacttcctcttaagtaccgtagtatccactttactacttcccaatgttgtctacccgagTTGCTCAttaatctgctaacaactcccactgcatgtgctatgtctggtcttgtgcaaaccatcgcatacataatacaaccaatggcagaggcatacagaacaatgaccatgtaatttttctcctcctctgttgaaggcggctgatctttagatagtctgaagtgactagctaagggggtagtaactgattttgcatcatacaagttgaacctgctaagaactttcttcacatattcttcttgtgaaagcttgagaacttcttcatccctgaaaattctcatcccaaggatttgtttagcagcacccaaatcctttattgtaaacttttcagacaactctttcttgagcttgttaatctcatacaagcttgctctagcaatcaacatgtcatcaacgtagaggagcagaataatgtacgatttatcaaatctcttgatataacaacaatgatcagcttcacaccttagaaaattattacttttcattagctatcgaacttcttgtaccattgccttggagcctgtttcaaaccaaacagactcttctgaagcttacacacaaactcatcttttcctttgatttcaaatccttctggttgttgcatataaatctcttcatctaaatcaccatgaagaaaagcagttttaacatccatttgttgaagatgaaggtcttctttcacaaccaaactcaaaatagttctgattgtcatcaatttaactactggagagaagattttattgtagtcaatacctttttctgttgaaatcctttcacaaccaaccttgccttgcacctcatggttttatcatgttcttctttaatcatgAAGATCCATTtattgtgaagtgctttctttccctttgatGGCTCaatgagctcccaagtctgattcaacatcaaagaatccatttcatctttcatagcagactcccacttaatcgattcatctgattgtattgcttcctcataacattcaggttcacctctatctgtcaacaagatatagtttagagatggagaccacctcttaactggttttcgattccttgatgatcttctcaactatataaccagtgtttgctgatttacctctagggtcacgttctcaacgatttcatcttcaacaacacattgttcttcttcgacaaccggtatatattcagctgaaaattctctcaaatcgactataCCAGTCTCTTTCaatttggaatcaccatctgatgtcttcccaacactatctttgtagagaacctgttcattgaagataccatttctgctacgaatgatcttccgattttgattatcctagaaacgataaccaaactcgatatcaccataaccaatgaaaaaacatttattagactttgaatcaagcttgctcctatcacattcattaatatgaacatatgataaacaaccaaacactttcaaataagaaaggtttacctttttattacTCCAGgtttcttcaggaattctgaattcaagagaaaCATATGGTCCCTTGTTTTTCAAATAAGCATTAGTATTTATAGCTTCttcccagaaggttttaggcagccctgcatgcaatctcatgcttctagcacgctcgttcaatgttcgattcattctttcagctactacattctcttgaggcgttcggggaacagtcttcaccatattgatcccattctcagcacaatactctttgaaatctgaattgatgtattcacctccgttgtcggatctcaagcacttaactttctgatttgtttcattttcaaccaaagtcttccacttcttgaaaataggaaatacttcagacttgtgcttcataaattaaacccatacttttcttgttgaatcatctataaaagtcacataatAATATGATCCGTCAATAGAAGAAataggtgcaggtccccacacatcagtgtgtaccaactctagtctttctttcttgagctccttcctagtttttaagaaactcactcgtttctattttccaagaatgcagttttcacatcactgatgttcaacagacttcagttctgaaatctgtccattcttcaaaagaatttccatccatttttcgctcatatggcccaacctgcaatgccatagctcactgttcttcgagtcatcaattacagcagcaactgtttctctgcaagttgaagtcgtgtataacgttccagttttgtgacctcgagcaacaataattgctcctttagtcaccttccatgcaccatttccacaactgaaattgtgaccttcttcatcaagttgtgtaacataaatcagattgcgcattaaacctgtaatgtgtctcaccttattaattttccaaacagaaccatttgccatcttcaatttgatgtcccccatgccaacaatatccagtggctcatcatctgcgagataaattttcccacagtttccagccacataattctccattaattctttttgggcagtggtgtggaaagacactcccgagtccaaaacccatgaatctatcgggctatcaacaaacagaagtaacgcatcagtgacagattctgtaacaacattggttgcatcatttttatcatcaccatttttcttcagTGCTTTGCAGTTTCTCTTTAAAtaaccctgtttaccacaattccagtactcaaatgtccgcccaaacttggactgactcctcctgctccttgacatagatcttctcttacctcggttgaattTTCTATCATTActtcttcccctgttttccacattcagagcagaacctttgaatgttttaccagaatcaattttacgaacgtCTTctgcaagaatacgatctctaacttcaacaaatttcagtttagcatttccaactgaattactaattgctgccctcataggtacccaactatttggtagagatgctaacaaaatcagggcactaaattcacccccaaaatcaatctcaacagatagcaattgattcaaatgagtagtgacagaagtaccatcaaccattcttaagtaaaagagttttttcattaagtgtaccttgttgttagtatatgtttctcatacatatcagaaagagctttcattaGACCCATGGTGGttttctcctttgctacattgtgaacaattgtcttggctagcgtcaatcggacaactcccaaaacctgtctatcaaggagtttccattcagcttcatccatcttttctggtttctcactcaaaggaacttgaagcttctttccatagagataatcttcaatctgtattctctagaaggcataatttATCCCATCAAATcatccaatcccatgtcctatactgttctcacttgccattgtttccaatgctcagatctagcctagctgctctgataccagttgttaggatttgtatctcccaaatccgaccttcttgaaaacaatctgtaaaaacacaagaaagaagaacacaagaacacacagatttatagtggtttactcaaattgagctacatccacttcagccaccaccagatttactatgaagaagaaggaatacagagtttttgtctcacactttatctctctagaattctctctTCACaatgtaaactcttaataatcacatatttatagggtaaaaattcaggtaataaacctaaataactttggtcaggcccaagcccaaaaccaaaaagaaaatccaataaactctaatgaagaatgtagaatttattgtaagtgtaggctccataactcaataCTCATCTGGAAAACACCTCTAGAGATAAGGGCGAGAAAATGAAGAATGTTGATGCTGCTCAGGGTCCAAATGCAAAGAAAAAGGTTAACAATGACTGTTTCTTTTTGCAATAAGGCTGGACATCTAAAGAAGGATTATACTAAATATCGTGCATGGCGCGAAAAGAAATGTACATTTCTTAATCTAGTTTGTTCTGAAGTTAATTTAGCATCAGTACCTGGAAATATTTGGTGGTTAGACTTCAGTGCTACTACTAACATTAGTATTTCAATACAGGGTTGCCTGAGCTACCGAAAGCCGAGTGATGCTGAAAGACGTATCTTTGTGGGCGATGGAAAATCAGTAGAAGTTGAAGCAATTGGACACTTTAGATTGTTTCTTAGTTCTAGTTTCTATTTGGAATTAAAAGATACTTTTATTGTACCttcttttaaatgaaatttGGTTTCTATTCGTTATTTGGACAAACATGGTTATTCTAGTTTGTTTAGAAATTGTCAATTTAAGTTATCTATTGGTACTTCGGATGTTAGAACCGGTTCATTAATACATTATGACAATCTTTATAGAGTTGAACGTCTTGTGTCAGATGAGATTCTAAATTCCATTGATTTTACGGACTTTAATGTCTGTATTTCAGCCATCACTTTCTTGCTTGTATCAATTTTCCCGAATTCTTTTACTTCTTTCGccttatttttgttcttttttccCATTGTTGAAGAGAAGAACATGATAataaagaagagtaaatgcagaaATAGGGCAATTCGGAAACCCTAAATATTTAATGACTAAATCGTTTTGAAAGACAACCTTCCAAAAACACCCAAGACTAGAGAACTAATCGACGCTCGCAACCAGGAAATAAACGTCTAAAAAAGATTTCGATAAAATTCtaatagatttagggttagcGTCACTTACATTGTgaatcgtgtcgttcgtgccgatcgtgtcgacCGTGCCGATCGTGTTTCTTCATTATCCATTCTTAATGATCTTAAAAGACTATGTCTTGAGCTTTGTTAATTGTTTTCATTATGTTAATGATTAAACTTCATttgtatacatatttatattttgccAATGAATATTATCAATGTTGGCCATAAGAAAAAATCATTAAGATCGTGggtgaaaaaataattat
This is a stretch of genomic DNA from Impatiens glandulifera chromosome 4, dImpGla2.1, whole genome shotgun sequence. It encodes these proteins:
- the LOC124934913 gene encoding uncharacterized protein LOC124934913, whose protein sequence is MSLMIIKRAIPEVFRGAVSEDTTNAKDYLAEIEKRFVKSDKAETSTILKSLISMKYKGNGNIREYIIEMSNLVSKFKALKLDLHEDLLVHLIMISLPVQFNHFKISFNCQKETWNLNELISHCVQEEERLKQERTECAHC